A single region of the Plantactinospora soyae genome encodes:
- a CDS encoding aldo/keto reductase, which yields MTPEQQTEQQPQPSAGRESAAWRPNRREIIRAGGIGAAAIVGAGLAAGPAQGQSRRAGTETTPTETTPTETELITRTIPGSQQRLPAIGLGTFMTFDSLPGRGRDTHAEIVRTFWQAGGRVFDSSPVYGAAEANLGRAAAELRINDRMFVADKIWSTGDYLWDVQHAEYSLSRSMRRLSRRAPLDVVHCHSLVNVDVVVPLLHALKKEGRIRRLGISHHDPSYFPQLASWLERGALDVVQVHYSIHTRAAEERILPAAQERGVAVLVNMPLEKARLHRVVAGRPVPDFAREAGMHTWAEYFLKWVIAHPAVTCALPATSNPAHLAENVAAMRGQLPDPDMRERMRRHLETFPGFDQIGTMPWYPEKNYPGLVSRAQEALRRRSPWWP from the coding sequence TTGACCCCCGAGCAGCAGACCGAACAGCAACCCCAGCCCTCAGCCGGGCGCGAGTCAGCCGCATGGCGGCCGAACCGGCGCGAGATCATCCGGGCCGGCGGCATCGGCGCCGCCGCCATCGTCGGTGCCGGTCTCGCCGCCGGCCCAGCCCAGGGACAGAGCCGACGAGCGGGTACGGAGACGACGCCTACGGAGACGACGCCTACGGAGACCGAGCTGATCACCCGGACGATCCCGGGCAGCCAGCAACGACTGCCGGCGATCGGGCTCGGCACGTTCATGACCTTCGACTCGCTGCCCGGCCGGGGGCGGGACACGCACGCCGAAATCGTCCGTACGTTCTGGCAGGCGGGCGGACGGGTTTTCGACTCGTCACCGGTCTACGGGGCGGCAGAGGCCAACCTGGGACGGGCCGCCGCGGAGTTGCGGATCAACGATCGGATGTTCGTGGCCGACAAGATCTGGTCGACCGGCGACTACCTGTGGGACGTCCAGCACGCCGAATACAGCCTGAGCCGTTCGATGCGGCGACTCTCCCGCCGGGCGCCACTCGACGTCGTGCACTGCCACAGCCTGGTCAACGTCGACGTGGTCGTACCCCTGCTGCACGCGCTTAAGAAGGAGGGCCGGATCCGCCGGCTCGGGATCTCCCACCACGACCCGAGCTACTTCCCGCAGTTGGCCTCCTGGCTGGAGCGTGGCGCACTCGATGTCGTCCAGGTGCACTACTCGATCCACACCCGGGCGGCCGAGGAGCGGATCCTGCCGGCCGCGCAGGAGCGTGGCGTTGCGGTGCTGGTGAACATGCCGCTGGAGAAGGCCCGGCTGCACCGGGTGGTGGCGGGACGGCCGGTGCCGGACTTCGCCCGCGAGGCCGGCATGCACACCTGGGCGGAGTACTTCCTCAAGTGGGTGATCGCGCACCCGGCCGTGACCTGTGCGCTCCCGGCCACCTCGAACCCGGCTCACCTGGCGGAGAACGTCGCCGCGATGCGCGGGCAACTGCCCGACCCGGATATGCGTGAGCGGATGCGTCGGCACCTGGAGACGTTCCCCGGCTTCGACCAGATCGGCACCATGCCGTGGTACCCGGAGAAGAACTACCCGGGGCTGGTCTCCCGGGCCCAGGAGGCACTACGCCGCCGAAGCCCTTGGTGGCCATGA
- a CDS encoding AAA family ATPase, which translates to MVASENDARSRVWSRILATNPPQWIKSIRIIESEVFEEQVIELDSAICIVGSHGAGKTLLLRVIQAAFGFGGGTPPFVGAEGYGNVDNPVVGVIELTVSVDGNEEKKVIDLAGSVDERFQAWATDGWQTNWPAYVSSAELANDFTWYYQELPHSKKRLLNEQRFKSSELVALAGILGKKYDSVSMWTVVLDSRSDDDESWYQQRPYVISKTAGRESDNTSFSLGELWVYQVLWEQGRLDAGSMFMLDEPESFLALRGHRAFIDEVARRALKGKLQLIVATHSPQVFSRFPLKNVRMCVRGSRGKIRVVEPESLVQVQRAVGLEIPVAVIVLVEDAFASLVLVGVLGCLNASIAGIEVVQAGGKDNVIAGVRCLSSASRVRVIGVLDADQRDFADSSNGLFLLPGKSDPEQELIGFAYGNSEAVAAALGRSETALLVALGGFEFFEHQRWPDVLATQLGLDLRFVTSVLIRLWCQQEDIRRQAFELAAVLA; encoded by the coding sequence ATGGTTGCTAGCGAGAACGATGCGCGTAGTCGCGTCTGGAGCCGCATCTTGGCGACAAATCCGCCTCAGTGGATTAAATCCATACGAATTATCGAGTCTGAGGTATTCGAGGAGCAGGTAATCGAACTCGACTCGGCGATTTGCATCGTTGGCTCGCATGGCGCCGGAAAAACATTGCTCCTTCGCGTCATTCAGGCAGCCTTCGGATTCGGGGGCGGAACTCCGCCATTCGTGGGCGCCGAAGGGTACGGAAATGTCGATAATCCTGTTGTTGGTGTGATTGAGTTGACCGTATCCGTGGATGGCAATGAGGAGAAGAAAGTCATCGACCTGGCGGGGTCTGTCGATGAGCGTTTTCAGGCGTGGGCAACTGACGGGTGGCAGACGAACTGGCCGGCCTACGTAAGTTCTGCTGAATTGGCTAATGACTTCACTTGGTATTATCAGGAACTTCCGCACTCTAAGAAGCGCCTCTTGAATGAACAGAGGTTTAAGTCAAGTGAGCTTGTTGCGCTCGCTGGAATCTTGGGTAAAAAATATGACTCCGTCTCTATGTGGACGGTCGTGTTGGATAGCAGGAGCGACGACGATGAGAGCTGGTATCAGCAAAGGCCCTACGTGATCTCAAAGACTGCCGGGCGAGAGTCTGACAATACGTCGTTCAGCTTAGGTGAGCTTTGGGTGTATCAGGTTCTTTGGGAGCAAGGAAGACTGGATGCCGGATCCATGTTCATGCTTGATGAGCCTGAGTCGTTCCTAGCCTTACGTGGCCATCGCGCCTTCATTGACGAAGTTGCGCGTCGCGCGCTTAAAGGGAAACTACAGCTGATCGTTGCAACCCACTCCCCGCAAGTGTTCTCCCGGTTTCCCTTGAAGAACGTAAGAATGTGTGTGAGGGGCTCTCGCGGAAAGATCAGAGTCGTCGAGCCCGAATCGCTTGTGCAGGTGCAGCGTGCCGTCGGGTTGGAGATTCCCGTGGCGGTCATCGTGCTGGTCGAAGACGCCTTCGCTTCTTTGGTTCTTGTGGGAGTCCTTGGTTGTTTAAATGCTTCCATCGCCGGAATAGAAGTTGTCCAAGCCGGCGGAAAGGATAATGTGATAGCGGGCGTAAGATGCCTGTCTAGTGCATCGCGAGTACGGGTTATTGGCGTCCTTGATGCCGACCAGCGAGATTTTGCTGACAGCTCAAACGGACTTTTTTTGCTGCCCGGAAAGTCGGACCCGGAGCAAGAGCTTATCGGTTTTGCCTATGGCAATTCTGAAGCAGTGGCGGCAGCTTTGGGTCGCAGTGAAACCGCATTACTGGTAGCCCTAGGCGGTTTTGAATTCTTCGAACATCAACGATGGCCCGATGTTCTTGCTACTCAACTAGGGCTGGATCTACGGTTCGTAACAAGTGTGCTGATTCGGCTTTGGTGTCAGCAGGAAGATATACGGAGGCAGGCCTTCGAGCTGGCTGCTGTGCTCGCATAG
- a CDS encoding helix-turn-helix transcriptional regulator — translation MQARPGTTADELGERLGVTERAARRYVGILREAGIPVESVRGPHGGYRFRRGTRLPPVVFTEAEALGLVMAVLDGQPAAADVNDLVGSALSKVIKALPESVGRQAATLREHASAAPDRSSARPDPATTSALVAAVALRRRVLVTYGSEAGHEWETEVDPWAVVVRHGRWYLLCHSHRADAVRTYRVDRIRAVQQTAYEFEPPADLDPVAALEENLGTGWEFPTRVVFEAPLAEVAPWIRPPMGRLEPSGDGCVLVGSTSNPTMYAQEWLANVPFAFRVDGGEELRAAVATLATRFTAALADQP, via the coding sequence ATCCAGGCCCGACCGGGCACGACGGCCGACGAACTCGGCGAGCGACTGGGTGTCACGGAGCGGGCCGCGCGGCGATATGTCGGAATCCTCCGGGAGGCCGGCATCCCCGTCGAGTCGGTTCGGGGTCCGCATGGCGGGTACCGGTTTCGGCGCGGTACGCGGCTGCCTCCGGTCGTCTTCACGGAGGCCGAGGCGCTCGGCCTGGTCATGGCGGTGCTCGACGGTCAGCCCGCGGCCGCCGACGTCAACGATCTCGTCGGTTCTGCCCTGTCCAAGGTCATCAAGGCGCTGCCCGAGAGCGTCGGCCGGCAGGCTGCCACGCTGCGCGAGCACGCGTCGGCCGCGCCCGACCGGAGCTCGGCCCGTCCCGATCCCGCCACCACCAGCGCACTCGTCGCCGCCGTCGCGCTCCGGCGTCGCGTACTGGTGACCTATGGGAGCGAGGCCGGCCACGAGTGGGAGACCGAGGTGGATCCCTGGGCCGTCGTCGTCCGCCACGGTCGCTGGTACCTGCTGTGTCACTCCCATCGCGCGGACGCGGTCCGTACCTACCGGGTCGACCGGATCCGGGCGGTCCAGCAGACCGCGTACGAGTTCGAGCCGCCCGCCGACCTCGACCCGGTGGCGGCGCTGGAGGAGAACCTGGGTACCGGGTGGGAGTTCCCCACCCGCGTCGTGTTCGAGGCCCCGCTGGCCGAGGTGGCCCCGTGGATCCGGCCTCCGATGGGACGGCTCGAGCCGTCGGGGGACGGATGCGTCCTGGTCGGCAGCACCAGCAATCCGACGATGTACGCGCAGGAGTGGTTGGCCAACGTCCCGTTCGCCTTCCGCGTCGACGGTGGCGAGGAACTCCGGGCCGCGGTGGCGACGCTCGCGACGCGTTTCACCGCCGCCCTGGCGGACCAGCCCTGA
- a CDS encoding tyrosine-type recombinase/integrase has product MAHVEDRWYDVVRHPGGRKERVKSDRFGKGLRYRVRYIGPDGRERSQSFPDRAKRDAEAFLVSTETDKLRGSYIDPLAGRMLFAEYAETWLRTRSFDESTREIAEFRVRKHLLPFFGSRQLASIKPGHVREWDASMVGKLAPATRAVVFAHLRTILGAAVDDERIAKNPCSAKSVKPPRPVQRRVVPWRYEQVSAIRGGLAQRYRPMVDLGAGCGMRQGEILGLGVDDIDFDAGWVHVCRQVKLVRSRLVFGLPKNDRDRRVPLPDSVAQALRRHVDDFAPLSLTLPWENPADDERVTVPLLFTTTRRGAINRRTFDGKSWRPAVVAAGITPTRATGMHALRHFYASALLDAGESIKALASYLGHADPGFTLRVYTHLMPASEERTRQAIDEVLRRG; this is encoded by the coding sequence ATGGCACACGTGGAAGATCGTTGGTACGACGTCGTCCGGCACCCTGGCGGCCGTAAGGAACGGGTCAAGTCCGACCGGTTCGGCAAGGGACTCCGGTACCGGGTCCGCTACATCGGCCCGGACGGCCGGGAGCGGAGCCAGTCATTCCCCGACCGGGCCAAGCGGGACGCTGAGGCATTCCTCGTCTCGACCGAGACGGACAAGCTCCGTGGCTCGTACATCGATCCGCTCGCCGGTCGGATGCTCTTCGCCGAGTACGCCGAAACCTGGCTGCGGACGAGGTCGTTCGACGAGTCGACCCGGGAGATCGCGGAGTTCCGGGTACGCAAGCATCTGCTGCCGTTCTTCGGCTCTCGGCAACTGGCCTCGATCAAGCCGGGCCACGTCCGGGAGTGGGACGCCAGCATGGTTGGCAAGCTTGCCCCGGCGACCCGGGCCGTGGTCTTCGCCCACCTGCGAACCATCCTCGGCGCAGCAGTCGACGACGAGCGGATCGCCAAGAATCCCTGTTCGGCAAAGTCGGTCAAGCCCCCGCGACCGGTGCAGCGCCGGGTGGTGCCCTGGCGGTACGAACAGGTTTCGGCAATCCGCGGTGGCCTCGCCCAGCGGTACCGCCCCATGGTCGACCTCGGAGCCGGGTGCGGGATGCGACAGGGGGAAATCCTCGGCCTCGGGGTCGACGACATCGACTTCGACGCGGGATGGGTGCACGTCTGCCGTCAGGTCAAGCTCGTCCGTTCCCGGCTGGTGTTCGGCCTTCCAAAGAACGACCGGGACCGCCGAGTACCGCTGCCTGACTCCGTCGCCCAGGCGCTGCGCCGGCACGTCGATGACTTCGCCCCGCTCTCGCTCACGCTGCCATGGGAGAACCCGGCCGACGACGAGCGGGTCACGGTGCCGCTCCTGTTCACTACCACCCGGCGCGGTGCGATCAACCGACGCACCTTCGACGGCAAGAGCTGGCGACCCGCTGTCGTGGCGGCCGGCATCACGCCGACTCGGGCGACCGGGATGCACGCGCTGCGCCACTTCTACGCCTCGGCGCTGCTGGACGCGGGGGAGAGCATCAAGGCTCTCGCGTCGTACCTCGGGCACGCCGATCCCGGCTTCACCCTCCGCGTGTACACGCATCTCATGCCTGCCAGCGAGGAGCGCACACGTCAGGCCATTGACGAGGTATTGCGGAGAGGCTAG
- a CDS encoding replication initiator yields the protein MTAPTLPGLAPAAPVVETPRPGSRAARMGLPRAVDVLRDIATEYGVCIRPLAMRRTDLATGLTEVIDLPCGATREDKCPPCAKKNRRLRQAQIREGWHRDDEPLPPPEPATEEQKTLILLRGHLEFSRDEASRASQLDQVADLDEAIREVEDAIAAEGLRGRVAPPHSTGDDDQGDEDTGRRRKRSTRRRQDAPDLPRRKVERRTVGKTYSAPDGSTYRPSMWLTLTLDSYGPVRPDGTPVNPDRYNYRRAAWDAVHFPRLLDRFWQNLRRCEGWNVQYAGCVEPQRRLAPHAHFAIRGTIPREVLRTVAAATYHQVWWPSTDVQRYTLDRLPVWDEQASAWVDPDTREPLTTWTDALDDDPDAEPVHLVRFGAQVDARGVMPGTEDAERTIRYVTKYITKHTGDCHKITTGRQRAHLDRLWQELQVTPCTDRCANWMLYGVQPKKAHARLKPGRCKGKVHQRDTLGIGGRRILISRDWSGKTLSDHKHDARAWVRALLGVTVGLDGVDDQGATVEPVRHAWELARPDDPDVGPLSHRLLRSISERARWRSELLAAKDRAAQLPDSGSATGVGGTTGEGL from the coding sequence ATGACCGCTCCGACGCTGCCCGGCCTCGCTCCCGCTGCCCCGGTCGTCGAGACTCCTCGGCCGGGGTCGCGGGCGGCGCGGATGGGCCTGCCCCGTGCGGTGGACGTGCTGCGGGACATCGCCACCGAGTACGGCGTCTGCATCCGCCCCCTGGCCATGCGCCGGACAGACCTCGCCACCGGATTGACCGAGGTCATAGACCTGCCGTGCGGCGCGACCCGGGAGGACAAGTGCCCGCCGTGCGCGAAGAAGAACCGCCGGCTGCGGCAGGCACAGATTCGGGAGGGCTGGCACCGCGACGACGAGCCGCTACCGCCCCCGGAGCCGGCAACCGAGGAACAGAAGACGCTGATCCTGCTGCGCGGGCACCTGGAGTTCTCCCGCGACGAAGCGTCCCGGGCGTCTCAGTTGGACCAGGTCGCCGACCTCGACGAGGCGATCCGGGAGGTGGAGGACGCGATTGCGGCCGAGGGGCTCCGGGGACGGGTCGCGCCCCCGCACTCAACCGGCGACGACGACCAGGGCGACGAGGACACCGGGCGGCGCCGCAAGCGCTCCACTCGGCGGCGGCAGGACGCTCCGGACCTACCCCGGCGCAAGGTCGAGCGGCGCACGGTCGGGAAGACTTACTCCGCGCCGGACGGGTCGACGTACCGGCCGTCGATGTGGTTGACGCTGACCCTGGACTCGTACGGCCCGGTCCGCCCGGACGGCACTCCGGTCAACCCCGACCGGTACAACTACCGGCGCGCTGCCTGGGACGCCGTCCACTTTCCCCGGCTGCTGGACCGGTTCTGGCAGAACTTGCGCCGCTGCGAGGGCTGGAACGTCCAGTACGCGGGTTGTGTCGAGCCGCAACGCCGACTCGCCCCGCACGCGCATTTCGCCATCCGGGGCACCATCCCCCGGGAGGTGCTGCGGACCGTGGCGGCGGCTACGTACCACCAGGTGTGGTGGCCGTCGACCGACGTGCAGCGGTACACCCTCGACCGGCTCCCGGTCTGGGATGAGCAGGCGTCGGCGTGGGTCGACCCCGACACCCGCGAGCCGCTGACCACCTGGACGGACGCGCTCGACGACGATCCGGACGCTGAGCCGGTCCACCTCGTCCGCTTCGGCGCCCAGGTCGACGCGCGCGGTGTCATGCCGGGCACCGAAGACGCAGAACGCACCATCCGGTACGTCACGAAGTACATCACCAAGCACACGGGCGACTGCCACAAGATCACGACCGGTCGGCAGCGGGCGCACCTGGACCGGCTGTGGCAGGAACTCCAGGTGACCCCGTGTACCGACCGGTGCGCGAACTGGATGCTGTACGGCGTCCAGCCGAAGAAGGCACACGCGAGGCTCAAGCCGGGCCGCTGCAAGGGCAAGGTTCACCAGCGGGACACGCTCGGCATTGGCGGCCGGCGCATCCTCATCTCCCGCGACTGGTCCGGCAAGACGCTCTCCGACCACAAGCACGATGCGCGGGCCTGGGTGCGGGCGCTGCTCGGCGTGACCGTCGGCCTGGACGGGGTCGACGACCAGGGCGCTACCGTCGAACCGGTCCGGCACGCGTGGGAACTCGCCCGGCCCGACGATCCCGACGTAGGGCCGCTCTCTCACCGGCTGCTGCGGTCGATCAGTGAGCGTGCTCGCTGGCGTTCCGAACTCCTCGCCGCCAAGGACCGGGCTGCCCAGTTACCCGACAGCGGGTCGGCGACGGGAGTAGGCGGCACAACGGGGGAGGGGCTGTGA
- a CDS encoding barstar family protein: MSQNRRLSGPPYVIDHELVDYVVSFAHGIQAQPLRVEVPPDPTRQLVLKRLGEALQFPDYFGANWDAWSDCLGDLIAVGQGGRIVILERSERLLAAPPVLFAEFICRLQESQDLVMRAAGDRVLLEFVFAGQWSAREDEPSTTTPR, from the coding sequence TTGAGCCAGAACCGTCGGTTGTCGGGGCCGCCGTACGTCATCGACCACGAACTCGTCGACTACGTCGTCTCCTTCGCTCATGGCATCCAGGCCCAGCCACTGCGAGTCGAGGTTCCACCCGATCCCACCCGGCAACTCGTCCTGAAGCGGCTGGGGGAAGCGTTGCAGTTCCCGGACTACTTCGGTGCTAACTGGGACGCCTGGAGTGACTGCCTGGGGGACCTCATCGCTGTCGGCCAGGGCGGCAGGATCGTGATCCTTGAGCGGTCAGAGCGGTTGCTGGCCGCGCCGCCGGTCCTGTTCGCCGAGTTCATCTGCCGATTGCAGGAGTCTCAGGATCTGGTGATGCGGGCCGCGGGCGACCGTGTGCTGTTGGAGTTCGTCTTCGCAGGTCAGTGGAGCGCCCGTGAAGACGAGCCGTCGACGACGACTCCGCGCTGA
- a CDS encoding SRPBCC family protein, producing the protein MTESRPDSRAFTITRVFDAPRELVFRAWTDPEHLARWFGPRGITVPRSTISMDVRAGGRWQLRMVGDDDGAEYPVAFVYREIVEPERLVFDTVPASGPENAGAERAVVTVTFADLGPRTEMTFHAAGVSVGEESAGLADGWSSSFVRLAEQLPTVGQPVGLAR; encoded by the coding sequence ATGACTGAGAGCCGGCCCGACAGCCGGGCGTTCACCATCACCCGGGTCTTCGACGCACCGCGCGAACTCGTCTTCCGGGCCTGGACCGACCCGGAACACCTTGCCCGGTGGTTCGGGCCGCGTGGCATCACGGTGCCCCGGTCCACCATCTCGATGGACGTCAGAGCAGGCGGTCGCTGGCAACTCCGGATGGTCGGTGACGACGACGGCGCCGAGTACCCGGTGGCCTTCGTCTACCGGGAGATCGTCGAGCCGGAGCGGCTGGTGTTTGACACGGTCCCGGCCAGCGGCCCGGAGAACGCCGGCGCCGAGCGCGCGGTCGTGACCGTCACCTTCGCCGACCTCGGCCCCCGGACCGAGATGACGTTCCACGCCGCCGGGGTCAGCGTGGGCGAAGAGAGCGCGGGCCTGGCGGACGGCTGGTCGAGTTCGTTCGTACGGCTCGCCGAGCAGCTCCCGACCGTCGGGCAACCGGTCGGACTGGCCCGGTGA
- a CDS encoding helix-turn-helix transcriptional regulator, whose amino-acid sequence MAANDGLWTIRDVAAYLRVPTETLYRWRKVKYGPPAARVGRHLRYEPEAVRSWVRQQAAA is encoded by the coding sequence ATGGCGGCGAACGACGGGCTATGGACTATCCGGGACGTGGCGGCGTACCTGCGGGTGCCGACGGAGACGCTGTACCGCTGGCGCAAGGTCAAGTACGGTCCGCCGGCGGCCCGGGTCGGCCGACACCTGCGGTACGAGCCGGAAGCGGTCCGGTCGTGGGTACGTCAGCAGGCGGCGGCCTGA
- a CDS encoding alpha/beta fold hydrolase, whose translation MTTPAPTPPCFVLIPGAAADSWCWHLLAAELRARGHDVVPVDLPCDDESAGLSEYADAVIAAIGDRTDLAVVAHSFGGFTAPIVCDRVPVDLLVLLAGQIPTPGEKPEDWWTSTGYLEARREQDARDGRAEDDLASLFTNDLPPDLAAEAFRHGRQQAGRPFGEPWPLAAWPEVHTRVLLHRDDRFLPVGFARRLARERLGIEPDEMPGDHLGMLGHPTELADRLEAYWAGRPQARPR comes from the coding sequence GTGACCACGCCCGCACCGACCCCGCCCTGCTTCGTGCTGATCCCCGGCGCCGCAGCCGACTCCTGGTGCTGGCACCTGCTGGCCGCCGAGCTGCGCGCCCGGGGACACGACGTGGTGCCGGTCGACCTGCCCTGCGACGACGAGTCCGCCGGCCTGTCGGAGTACGCCGACGCCGTGATCGCGGCCATCGGCGACCGGACCGACCTGGCGGTGGTGGCGCACTCCTTCGGTGGGTTCACTGCGCCGATCGTCTGCGACCGGGTCCCGGTGGACCTGCTGGTGTTGCTGGCCGGACAGATCCCGACCCCCGGTGAGAAGCCGGAGGACTGGTGGACCAGCACCGGATACCTGGAGGCCAGGCGGGAGCAGGATGCGCGGGACGGCCGGGCCGAGGACGACCTCGCCTCGCTGTTCACCAACGACCTCCCGCCGGACTTGGCGGCCGAGGCGTTCCGGCACGGCAGGCAACAGGCCGGCAGGCCCTTCGGCGAGCCGTGGCCGCTCGCGGCCTGGCCCGAGGTGCACACGAGGGTGTTGCTGCACCGTGACGACAGGTTCCTGCCGGTCGGCTTTGCCCGCCGGCTCGCCCGCGAGCGGCTGGGCATCGAGCCGGACGAGATGCCCGGCGACCACCTGGGCATGCTCGGTCATCCGACCGAGCTGGCCGATCGGCTCGAGGCGTACTGGGCCGGGCGACCGCAGGCCCGGCCGCGATAG
- a CDS encoding ArsR/SmtB family transcription factor, with product MQSAHLDSTFAALADPTRRAILARLAEGEATVNELAAPLPLTLQAVSKHLKVLERAGLISRRRTAQQRPCRLRAEPLRDAVDWLEQYQEFWSGSFDRLSDHLREIQKGEQDD from the coding sequence ATGCAGTCGGCGCACCTCGACTCCACCTTTGCGGCGCTCGCCGACCCGACCCGGCGGGCGATCCTCGCCCGGCTGGCCGAGGGCGAGGCCACGGTCAACGAACTGGCGGCGCCGTTGCCGTTGACGCTGCAGGCGGTCTCGAAGCACCTCAAGGTGCTGGAGCGAGCCGGACTGATCAGCCGACGGCGTACCGCCCAACAACGTCCGTGCCGACTCAGGGCCGAACCGTTGCGCGACGCCGTCGACTGGTTGGAGCAGTACCAGGAGTTCTGGTCCGGCAGCTTCGACAGGCTGTCCGACCACCTACGAGAGATCCAGAAGGGCGAGCAGGATGACTGA
- a CDS encoding DUF6968 family protein, giving the protein MTMSYQLGEIVAERQVDAVAEEGSRTPVVLRIGKPLPDVLPGGDWYCPHQILGLGDEAVQASFGVDSLQALLLSVYGLQLKLAERAETASVRLDWLGQPDLGLKVDPEVHGLLPTPER; this is encoded by the coding sequence ATGACGATGAGTTATCAACTCGGCGAGATTGTGGCTGAGCGGCAGGTGGACGCCGTCGCCGAGGAGGGCAGCCGTACGCCGGTGGTCCTGCGGATCGGCAAGCCGCTGCCGGATGTCCTGCCGGGCGGGGACTGGTACTGCCCCCATCAGATTCTGGGCCTGGGCGACGAGGCGGTGCAGGCCTCCTTCGGTGTCGATTCCCTCCAGGCCCTGCTGCTGTCCGTGTACGGCTTGCAACTGAAGCTGGCCGAGCGCGCGGAGACGGCATCGGTCCGGCTGGACTGGCTGGGACAGCCCGACCTGGGTCTGAAGGTCGACCCGGAGGTACACGGGCTCCTGCCGACGCCGGAGCGCTAG
- a CDS encoding DinB family protein, translating into MTEFREQDLTGVRFERVNLRGATFRKVSLDDARMREVDLTGARVHGALFHNSRLRGVELVDVEISGEVRNVVVNGVDIAPFVEAELNRRMPERAKMKPDDPDGFREAWAILERLWEDTLTRARKFPEAALHRSVDGEWSFIQTLRHLNFASASWVGRMIVGTASPWHRLDLPWDEAPGWDGVPWDREARPSLDEVLPVRRERQAMVRRVMEFLTDEQLASEVTQTGPTWPPMETFPFRECLRIVLNEEWEHRLYAERDLTALEKEN; encoded by the coding sequence ATGACCGAGTTCCGCGAGCAGGACCTCACCGGTGTCCGTTTCGAGCGCGTCAATCTCCGGGGCGCGACCTTCCGCAAGGTGTCCCTCGACGACGCCAGGATGCGTGAGGTCGACCTCACCGGGGCCCGGGTCCACGGCGCCCTGTTCCACAACAGCCGCCTGCGCGGTGTCGAGCTGGTCGATGTCGAGATCAGCGGCGAGGTACGGAACGTCGTCGTGAACGGCGTCGACATCGCCCCGTTCGTCGAGGCCGAGCTGAACCGTCGGATGCCCGAGCGGGCGAAAATGAAGCCAGACGACCCCGACGGGTTCCGTGAGGCGTGGGCGATCCTGGAACGGCTCTGGGAGGACACTCTCACGCGGGCGAGAAAATTCCCCGAGGCGGCGCTGCACCGCAGCGTCGATGGCGAGTGGTCCTTCATCCAAACTCTGCGGCACCTCAACTTCGCCAGCGCCTCCTGGGTGGGCCGGATGATCGTCGGCACCGCCTCGCCGTGGCACCGGTTGGACCTGCCGTGGGACGAGGCTCCCGGGTGGGACGGTGTCCCGTGGGACCGGGAGGCCCGACCCTCGCTCGACGAGGTGCTTCCGGTCCGACGCGAACGCCAGGCGATGGTCCGCCGCGTCATGGAGTTCCTCACCGACGAGCAGCTCGCCTCCGAGGTGACACAGACCGGGCCCACCTGGCCCCCGATGGAGACGTTCCCCTTCCGGGAATGCCTCCGCATCGTCCTCAACGAGGAATGGGAACACCGGCTCTATGCCGAACGTGACCTCACCGCACTAGAGAAGGAAAACTGA
- a CDS encoding alpha/beta fold hydrolase — MDILLIGGLWLDGSAWDDVVPALQALGHRPVPLTLPGQGDGSASATLDDQVATVLAAIDSASGRPLVVGHSAACTLAWLAVDARPEKVAKVALIGGFPSADGQPYADFFPLEDGVMPFPGWAPFEGPDSADLNEEARRGFVSAAIPVPEGVAKGVVRLTDERRFDVPVLLVCPEFTPSQAKEWIDAGEVPELPRAKHLDYVDIDSGHWPMVSQPVELARILAAAADEG; from the coding sequence ATGGACATACTGCTCATCGGCGGGCTCTGGCTCGACGGATCCGCGTGGGACGACGTCGTACCCGCGCTCCAGGCACTCGGTCACCGGCCGGTGCCGCTCACCCTGCCCGGTCAGGGCGACGGATCCGCGTCCGCCACGCTCGACGACCAGGTGGCGACGGTGCTCGCCGCGATCGACTCGGCGTCCGGACGACCTCTGGTGGTGGGGCATTCCGCCGCCTGCACCCTGGCCTGGCTGGCCGTCGACGCGCGGCCGGAGAAGGTCGCCAAGGTCGCCCTCATCGGCGGCTTCCCCTCCGCCGACGGGCAGCCCTACGCCGACTTCTTCCCGCTCGAGGACGGTGTCATGCCCTTCCCCGGCTGGGCCCCGTTCGAGGGACCGGACTCGGCCGACCTGAACGAGGAGGCCCGGCGCGGCTTCGTGTCCGCCGCGATCCCGGTACCCGAAGGGGTGGCCAAGGGCGTGGTACGGCTGACGGACGAGCGACGATTCGACGTACCGGTCCTGCTCGTGTGCCCCGAATTCACGCCCTCCCAGGCCAAGGAGTGGATCGACGCCGGGGAGGTACCGGAACTCCCCAGGGCCAAGCACCTCGACTACGTCGACATCGACTCGGGCCACTGGCCGATGGTCAGCCAGCCGGTCGAACTCGCCCGGATCCTCGCCGCGGCGGCCGACGAGGGCTGA